Proteins encoded in a region of the Paenibacillus pedocola genome:
- a CDS encoding DUF6449 domain-containing protein, producing the protein MTRSRFFFNSSVIRQNLRQHGWIGIIYTLALLFALPLQMFMNGDPNAKPQTVQNLFFVGGEIQMLFAVTVPVAAGLFLFRYLQAKMPSDLWHSLPLRREHLLVSHTVSGLILLMVPIWLTGAVAAMVQPLDSNMYIYTGSDALEWCLTLSILTLFLFIFSMFVGICTGQTVLQGAVTYILLLLPVMLLQLVNEHFGMYLYGYPRWFGIRAHIEVWSPILHMVYVNTNAFSAGDLWMYSALSVLLFALSILLYRRRHGEKAGQAIAFTYFNPLFKAGVMFCAMLISGTYFAQLKQLQLGWIIAGNLAGALIGYIAAEMIIRKTWQILTRRVPLEFAGYALLLGLLLYIPVSGISGYENRVPALDKIEGVYAGSDYASNDAYWNSSNPSISKDDPFTEDRDYVEAVRKLHLAVATARPEVPAGNSYSDYRQFYLSYRLDNGRIVQRSYMIPTAGFEPELKAVMESEGYKRKAYMLSRLEGDIEGFRLDNYNKALSLSDPQEVKEFKEILKREILNMTYEDQNQRLLRPAYASIQIMSKPDATGYQLYYAYEWQSSFKELGAWLEQKGYADRIRTKPGDIASAEIILDNYNDSLPVAERYDPERHLQLARSEKRSAVIHEAVPIADILEHQRYYSAKTGDYLVKLVYKEGRTDYMTLREQDLTPAVKAILP; encoded by the coding sequence ATGACGCGCAGCCGATTCTTCTTTAACAGCAGCGTGATCCGCCAGAATTTGCGCCAGCACGGCTGGATCGGAATTATATATACCCTTGCTCTTCTCTTCGCACTGCCGCTGCAGATGTTCATGAACGGTGACCCGAATGCCAAGCCGCAGACTGTACAGAATCTGTTCTTCGTCGGCGGAGAGATTCAGATGCTGTTCGCCGTTACGGTTCCTGTAGCTGCCGGTTTATTCCTGTTCCGTTATCTGCAGGCCAAAATGCCGTCTGATCTGTGGCACAGCCTGCCGCTGCGCCGGGAGCATCTGCTGGTGTCCCATACGGTGAGCGGTCTGATTCTGCTGATGGTTCCCATCTGGCTGACGGGTGCTGTTGCCGCCATGGTGCAGCCGCTGGACAGTAATATGTACATTTATACTGGATCGGATGCCTTGGAATGGTGCCTGACGCTTAGTATCCTTACACTGTTCCTGTTTATCTTCAGCATGTTTGTCGGCATCTGTACCGGACAAACCGTACTTCAGGGGGCGGTTACCTACATCCTTCTGCTTCTGCCTGTCATGCTGCTCCAATTGGTCAATGAACATTTCGGGATGTACCTGTATGGTTATCCCAGATGGTTTGGGATAAGAGCGCATATCGAAGTATGGTCGCCTATACTGCATATGGTCTATGTGAATACCAATGCCTTCAGCGCCGGTGATCTGTGGATGTATTCGGCCTTGTCTGTCCTGTTGTTTGCGCTGTCTATTCTGCTGTACCGCAGACGCCACGGGGAAAAGGCAGGCCAGGCGATAGCCTTTACGTATTTCAATCCGCTGTTCAAAGCGGGGGTCATGTTCTGTGCAATGCTGATCTCCGGAACCTATTTCGCCCAGCTTAAGCAGCTGCAGCTTGGCTGGATTATCGCGGGCAACCTGGCCGGAGCGCTGATCGGCTACATTGCGGCGGAGATGATCATCCGTAAAACCTGGCAGATTCTAACCCGCCGGGTGCCGCTGGAATTTGCCGGTTATGCATTGCTGCTGGGTCTGCTGCTGTATATTCCGGTCTCCGGAATCTCAGGCTATGAGAACCGGGTGCCGGCGCTTGATAAGATTGAAGGTGTTTATGCCGGAAGTGATTATGCGTCTAATGATGCGTATTGGAATAGCTCCAATCCGAGTATCAGCAAGGATGATCCGTTCACTGAGGACCGGGACTATGTCGAGGCTGTCCGCAAGCTTCATCTTGCCGTGGCTACTGCACGGCCGGAGGTTCCGGCAGGTAATTCATACTCGGATTACCGGCAATTCTATCTGTCCTACCGGCTTGATAACGGGCGGATTGTACAGCGTTCCTACATGATTCCCACTGCCGGGTTTGAACCGGAACTCAAGGCCGTGATGGAGAGTGAGGGATACAAGCGCAAAGCCTATATGCTGTCCCGGCTTGAGGGGGACATCGAAGGTTTCCGCTTGGATAACTATAATAAAGCGCTTAGCCTCTCGGACCCGCAGGAGGTTAAGGAGTTTAAAGAAATCCTGAAACGTGAAATTCTGAATATGACCTATGAGGACCAGAACCAGCGGCTTCTCCGGCCGGCATATGCTTCGATCCAAATCATGAGTAAGCCGGATGCCACCGGATATCAGCTCTATTACGCTTACGAATGGCAGTCCTCCTTCAAGGAGCTGGGGGCATGGCTGGAGCAGAAGGGTTACGCCGATAGAATCCGCACTAAGCCTGGTGATATAGCATCTGCCGAGATTATTCTGGATAATTACAATGACAGTCTTCCAGTTGCTGAGCGATATGACCCTGAGCGCCATCTGCAGCTGGCCCGCAGCGAGAAACGTTCGGCTGTGATCCACGAGGCTGTGCCAATTGCCGATATCCTGGAGCATCAGCGCTATTATTCAGCGAAGACTGGTGATTACCTGGTGAAGCTGGTCTATAAAGAGGGCAGAACGGATTATATGACGCTGCGTGAACAAGACTTAACGCCAGCAGTTAAAGCCATCCTGCCTTAG
- a CDS encoding 3' terminal RNA ribose 2'-O-methyltransferase Hen1 has translation MHLIIRATGTGAGMLSHLLAKNPNNLYDRTEKEARVRIVFTVSSEEETEAVIYVTPDPIELVKGDSSAHNDITQYINDREFVTSSLFCSYIRPALGTALNGKPKEAYMPWVGKPLKLELTFGPVASNLPDRTLEELFTALGYEVQLERGDAEYSFALKTRSSARYIKLAGEQTLQTALQQLFVLIPALDDYKHYYISDDEVDKIRRYGAGWLEEHPQRSLILKRTLRFAGAIKQYEAMAAKEKRSTAENSVDSEDVPAAVTVSGESAVTEMQEEPKIRLNDLRYAAIAAAVEELYAKATIVDFGSGEGKLSAKLSSVPGVREIKAVEPSAASQLRAMDRFAKLADKPGIIVPDPVTGSLFYFDESLRGKDVMILCEVIEHIDEYRLARVMENIFAEYAPKTLIVTTPNKDYNAVYEMEQEELRHGDHRFEWGRKAFSVWCARWTETFDYTAELTGIGEGSVEFGYPTQMAIFTKGEHLQ, from the coding sequence ATGCACTTAATAATCAGAGCGACTGGAACGGGAGCAGGCATGCTTTCCCATTTGCTCGCCAAAAATCCCAACAACCTGTATGACCGGACTGAAAAAGAGGCCAGAGTACGCATTGTGTTCACCGTTTCCTCGGAGGAAGAGACGGAGGCAGTTATCTATGTGACACCCGATCCTATCGAACTCGTAAAAGGCGATTCCTCGGCACACAATGATATTACACAATATATTAACGACCGCGAATTTGTAACGAGCAGCCTGTTCTGTTCTTATATCCGTCCGGCGCTCGGCACTGCCTTGAACGGCAAACCCAAAGAAGCTTATATGCCCTGGGTCGGGAAGCCGCTTAAGCTCGAGTTGACTTTTGGCCCTGTTGCCTCCAACCTGCCAGACCGGACGCTTGAAGAGCTGTTTACTGCGCTTGGCTATGAAGTGCAGCTGGAACGGGGCGATGCAGAGTATTCTTTTGCACTCAAAACACGAAGCTCTGCCCGATACATTAAGCTGGCAGGAGAACAGACGCTTCAGACCGCGCTTCAGCAGTTGTTTGTGCTGATTCCTGCACTTGATGATTATAAGCATTATTACATCAGCGATGATGAGGTAGACAAAATCCGGCGGTATGGCGCGGGCTGGCTGGAGGAGCATCCGCAGCGCAGTCTGATTCTAAAGCGTACGCTGCGTTTTGCCGGAGCGATCAAGCAATACGAAGCAATGGCTGCAAAAGAAAAACGGAGCACAGCAGAGAATTCCGTAGATTCGGAGGATGTGCCAGCAGCAGTGACTGTATCCGGTGAATCCGCCGTTACGGAAATGCAGGAGGAGCCAAAGATTCGCCTCAATGATCTGCGCTATGCGGCCATTGCGGCAGCGGTCGAGGAGCTATACGCCAAGGCTACTATCGTTGATTTCGGCTCTGGGGAAGGCAAGCTTTCGGCGAAGCTCAGCAGTGTGCCGGGCGTCCGTGAGATCAAAGCGGTAGAGCCTTCTGCTGCGTCGCAGCTGCGGGCGATGGACCGTTTTGCCAAGCTGGCAGACAAGCCGGGGATCATCGTACCAGATCCGGTGACCGGCTCATTGTTTTATTTTGACGAGTCGCTGCGCGGCAAGGATGTCATGATTCTCTGTGAGGTCATTGAGCATATAGACGAATACCGGCTGGCCCGGGTAATGGAGAATATTTTTGCTGAATATGCCCCGAAAACGCTGATTGTGACGACACCGAACAAGGATTATAACGCTGTGTATGAAATGGAGCAGGAAGAGTTGCGCCATGGCGATCACCGTTTTGAATGGGGGCGGAAGGCCTTCTCCGTCTGGTGTGCGCGCTGGACAGAGACGTTTGATTACACGGCTGAGCTGACTGGGATCGGGGAAGGGTCCGTGGAATTTGGCTACCCGACGCAGATGGCTATTTTTACGAAAGGGGAACACCTGCAATGA
- a CDS encoding polynucleotide kinase-phosphatase translates to MTDKIEGQRIIPFPHGGIVVLVGPSNSGKTTLLRRLVDEGVLLGTEIVSSDDFRTLVGDIEFLDWKGRPREEADIIYNDYQLLSNLAFEAMNTVVAMRSRLGKLTVVDATHLQPEYRRKYIELAAEYDVPCAAWVLDVPEQTLLARDKTREQPRGKQRVKSQYSQFKRSLRGVRDEGFEFTYVLKEPEAVQFIRKVNPLLAEIGVGIDVIGDIHGCYDEMLELLGELGYAADEEGLYRHPEGRTLISVGDVMSRGPKSLDTMRFWKKHCEAGIARMTDSNHGWKIARYLSGRKVTLSHGDEHIAAELEQYAQEAGEDAAALLKEELKQFLLSAPNHLVMCRDGVRRVVITHAGIRDGYIGKQSARIQDFCRYGDTDGFDGKGSPVRKEWYTGHESGELIIWGHDPRPYPTVVKNTVNIDQGAVFGGSLTGYRYPEQQFVSVRAHRDYARDPDSPLIRWERGRFSPPNLRKFVEGYSVMTDAYGEISVRGDYVKAAIDSVSHFTIPLEELVYIPPTMSPTPSVSADEAYLEHPQEAFNYFRSQGVTTMVAEKKHMGSRAVLLLFRDEEAAVSFVGRPTLGTIYSRTGRAFFDKETEAQVLAKLNADLLQADYFAKYNTELLLLDAEIIPWNLKARELIATQYAHVAESAIMDREKLLEKLRQAEAAGRDVTDWLQEMEEKLRNAHVFREAFQQYCWDVSGIEGIRIAPFHTLAHSGQSFFDHTHVWHMEHGRELAGLSPLFMETEYRVITSQADEADLIKWWQEMTEEGHEGIVIKPETFIARNGKALIQPAIKVRGRKYLHIIYGIDYLHSNNLSRLKLRKTGKKERHALMECALSAESVNRFIRKEPLERVHECVLAALSLESEPVDPRL, encoded by the coding sequence ATGACGGATAAAATAGAAGGGCAGCGGATCATTCCGTTTCCACATGGCGGAATCGTTGTGCTGGTGGGGCCTTCAAACAGTGGTAAAACCACTCTGCTCCGCAGGCTGGTGGATGAAGGGGTGCTGCTGGGCACTGAGATTGTGTCTTCGGATGATTTCCGTACTCTGGTTGGAGATATCGAGTTTCTGGATTGGAAGGGACGCCCCCGGGAAGAGGCTGATATTATCTATAACGATTATCAGCTGTTGTCGAACTTGGCTTTTGAGGCGATGAACACGGTGGTGGCGATGCGCAGCAGGCTGGGCAAGCTAACAGTAGTGGATGCCACGCATCTGCAGCCGGAATACCGCCGGAAATATATTGAGCTGGCAGCAGAATATGATGTACCATGTGCTGCCTGGGTGCTGGATGTGCCGGAGCAGACACTACTAGCGCGGGATAAAACGCGGGAACAGCCGCGCGGTAAACAGCGGGTCAAGAGTCAGTACAGCCAGTTCAAACGTTCTCTGCGCGGAGTACGGGACGAAGGCTTTGAGTTCACTTATGTACTGAAGGAACCGGAAGCTGTGCAGTTCATCCGCAAGGTAAATCCGCTGCTGGCCGAGATCGGCGTGGGGATCGATGTGATCGGCGATATCCATGGCTGCTATGATGAAATGCTCGAACTGCTCGGGGAGCTGGGCTATGCTGCGGATGAGGAAGGGCTGTACAGACATCCTGAAGGCAGAACGCTGATCTCCGTCGGTGATGTAATGAGCCGAGGGCCGAAATCGCTCGACACGATGAGATTCTGGAAAAAGCACTGCGAGGCTGGAATTGCCCGGATGACGGACAGCAACCACGGCTGGAAAATCGCCCGTTACCTCAGCGGACGCAAGGTGACCTTGAGTCATGGTGACGAGCATATCGCTGCCGAATTGGAGCAGTATGCACAGGAAGCCGGTGAAGATGCCGCAGCGTTGTTAAAAGAAGAATTGAAGCAATTTCTCTTGTCTGCGCCAAATCATCTGGTTATGTGCCGGGACGGAGTGCGGCGGGTTGTCATTACCCATGCCGGAATCCGGGACGGGTATATCGGCAAGCAATCGGCGCGGATTCAGGATTTCTGCCGCTATGGTGATACGGATGGATTTGATGGCAAGGGTTCGCCAGTACGCAAGGAATGGTACACCGGGCATGAATCCGGTGAACTGATCATCTGGGGGCATGATCCGCGGCCTTACCCGACGGTAGTGAAGAATACGGTCAACATTGACCAGGGAGCAGTATTTGGCGGCTCGCTTACTGGCTACCGCTACCCTGAACAGCAGTTCGTCAGCGTCCGAGCCCACCGCGATTATGCCCGGGACCCGGACAGTCCGCTCATCCGCTGGGAGCGCGGACGTTTCTCTCCGCCTAATCTGCGCAAGTTCGTGGAAGGCTACTCCGTCATGACGGACGCCTATGGTGAAATCTCTGTACGCGGAGATTACGTGAAGGCTGCGATCGATAGTGTCTCCCACTTCACTATTCCGCTGGAGGAGTTGGTGTACATTCCGCCGACCATGAGTCCTACTCCATCTGTATCTGCGGATGAGGCGTACCTTGAGCATCCTCAGGAGGCATTTAATTACTTCCGCTCCCAAGGGGTAACAACAATGGTTGCCGAGAAAAAACATATGGGCAGCCGGGCTGTTCTGCTGCTGTTCCGTGATGAGGAGGCCGCTGTGTCGTTTGTCGGCAGGCCTACGCTCGGTACCATTTATAGCCGCACGGGCCGCGCCTTCTTCGACAAGGAAACCGAGGCGCAGGTGCTCGCTAAATTGAATGCTGATCTGTTGCAGGCTGATTATTTTGCCAAATACAACACAGAGCTGCTTTTGCTGGATGCTGAGATTATTCCGTGGAACCTGAAGGCGCGTGAGCTTATTGCTACCCAGTATGCCCACGTTGCCGAATCGGCCATAATGGACCGAGAAAAGCTGCTGGAGAAGCTGCGGCAGGCTGAAGCTGCGGGGCGGGACGTAACAGACTGGTTGCAGGAGATGGAGGAGAAGCTGCGGAATGCCCATGTCTTCCGCGAGGCTTTTCAGCAGTACTGTTGGGATGTTAGCGGGATCGAAGGCATCCGGATTGCGCCGTTCCATACGCTGGCCCACAGCGGTCAGAGTTTTTTTGATCATACTCATGTCTGGCATATGGAGCACGGCCGTGAACTTGCGGGTCTGTCACCTCTGTTCATGGAGACGGAATACCGGGTAATTACAAGCCAGGCCGACGAAGCGGATTTGATCAAGTGGTGGCAGGAAATGACGGAAGAAGGGCATGAGGGGATTGTCATCAAGCCCGAAACTTTTATCGCCCGCAACGGCAAAGCACTGATTCAGCCAGCCATCAAGGTCAGAGGCCGGAAGTACCTTCATATCATATACGGGATCGATTATTTGCATTCGAATAATTTGAGCCGGCTGAAGCTGCGCAAGACCGGCAAGAAAGAGCGCCATGCCCTGATGGAATGTGCGCTCAGCGCCGAATCGGTGAACCGGTTCATCCGTAAGGAGCCGCTTGAACGTGTTCACGAATGCGTACTGGCAGCCTTGTCTCTGGAGTCAGAGCCGGTTGATCCGCGGCTGTAA
- a CDS encoding ABC transporter ATP-binding protein: MIEIRGVSKIFQGEKAVDGISLTVHKGAIYGLLGSNGAGKTTLLKTLAGIYRPEQGTVTIGGKPVFEAPEVKQRIIFMPDSPYFFPQASIRSMAAFYRSVYPSWSEERFKELAAVFRLDQGRKLSRFSKGMQRQAAFWLALSCAPEVLIMDEPIDGLDPVMRRQIKNLLFQEVAERGLTVLISSHNLREIEDLCDHVGIMHGGKMLVEKDLDDLKADTHKIQVAFRDERHAGALTAKLQILHQEQRGSVNLYIVKGDRERISRAFHVYEPYVFDLLPLTLEEIFIYEMGDAGYDAQPILL, translated from the coding sequence ATGATTGAAATCCGCGGGGTAAGCAAGATTTTTCAAGGGGAAAAGGCCGTTGACGGCATCTCACTGACTGTACATAAAGGGGCAATCTATGGATTGCTCGGTTCGAACGGTGCAGGTAAAACGACACTGCTAAAGACGCTCGCCGGTATTTACAGGCCCGAGCAAGGAACGGTTACGATCGGAGGCAAGCCGGTGTTTGAGGCGCCGGAAGTGAAGCAGCGGATTATTTTCATGCCGGACAGCCCGTATTTTTTCCCGCAGGCGTCGATACGGAGCATGGCTGCCTTTTATCGGTCGGTCTATCCATCATGGAGCGAGGAGCGTTTCAAGGAACTAGCTGCCGTATTTCGGCTGGATCAGGGGCGGAAGCTCAGCAGATTCTCTAAAGGAATGCAGCGGCAGGCGGCTTTTTGGCTTGCACTGAGCTGTGCGCCGGAAGTGCTGATTATGGATGAGCCGATTGACGGGCTTGATCCGGTCATGCGGCGGCAGATCAAGAATCTGCTATTCCAGGAAGTGGCCGAGCGCGGCCTGACTGTACTGATCTCCTCGCATAACCTGCGAGAAATAGAGGATTTATGTGATCATGTCGGCATTATGCATGGCGGTAAAATGCTGGTCGAGAAGGATCTGGATGATCTGAAGGCGGACACGCATAAAATTCAGGTGGCTTTCCGTGATGAACGCCACGCCGGCGCACTTACCGCCAAGCTGCAGATTCTCCATCAGGAGCAGCGGGGCAGCGTTAACCTGTATATCGTAAAAGGCGACCGTGAGCGGATCTCCCGGGCGTTTCATGTCTATGAGCCGTATGTGTTTGATCTGCTGCCGCTGACGCTGGAAGAAATCTTTATTTATGAAATGGGGGATGCCGGTTATGACGCGCAGCCGATTCTTCTTTAA
- a CDS encoding nucleotidyltransferase domain-containing protein, translating to MSEIHKEIVRQLRSIEAEEDVRILYACESGSRAWGFPSKDSDYDVRFLYLRRPEAYLSIFEPRDVIERPISDLLDINGWDLKKGLTLFRKSNPPLLEWLQSGIRYEENYTVAESIRKLSPLGFSPKSCIYHYLNMARGNYRTYLQGSEVKIKKYFYVLRPLLACAWIEKYNEVPPLEFSVLVEELIPAGTLLRETVNNLLIRKMSGDELNLEPRLDVINTYLEQQIAYFEEVASRFGPGDGVSDEVLDELFRAALAEVWGEDSLWTAGVSR from the coding sequence ATGTCTGAAATTCATAAAGAGATTGTGCGCCAGCTGCGTTCGATTGAAGCGGAAGAGGATGTGCGTATTCTGTATGCCTGTGAGTCGGGCAGCCGGGCCTGGGGCTTTCCGTCCAAGGACAGCGATTACGATGTCCGGTTCCTGTACTTGCGCCGGCCGGAGGCTTATCTGTCGATCTTTGAGCCGAGAGATGTGATTGAACGGCCGATCAGCGACCTGCTGGATATTAACGGCTGGGATTTGAAGAAGGGGCTGACGCTGTTCCGCAAATCCAATCCGCCGCTGCTGGAGTGGCTGCAGTCCGGTATCCGTTATGAGGAAAACTACACGGTGGCAGAGAGCATCCGCAAGCTTTCGCCGCTGGGCTTCTCGCCTAAGTCGTGCATCTATCACTATCTGAACATGGCGCGGGGCAACTATCGTACCTATCTGCAGGGCAGCGAGGTCAAAATCAAAAAATATTTCTATGTGCTCCGTCCGCTGCTGGCCTGTGCCTGGATTGAGAAATACAATGAGGTTCCGCCATTGGAATTTTCCGTACTGGTAGAGGAGCTGATTCCGGCTGGCACCCTCCTGAGAGAGACTGTGAACAACCTGCTGATCCGCAAAATGTCCGGCGATGAACTGAACCTGGAGCCGCGCCTTGATGTGATAAATACATATCTGGAGCAGCAAATCGCCTATTTTGAAGAGGTGGCTTCCCGGTTTGGTCCGGGGGACGGCGTATCGGATGAAGTGCTGGATGAGCTGTTCCGCGCGGCGCTGGCAGAGGTATGGGGAGAAGATAGCTTATGGACCGCAGGTGTAAGCCGGTGA